CCGTCCGCATTGAGGTTCGGAGGGGAGTAGTCGAGAAAATCGTAGGAAGTTCTTACATGCGTTTCCCAACGCCGGGCGAAACGGTAATTGCCGTCCAGATGAACGTGGTGATCCTGGAAGTAGTTCGTAAATGTGCTGACCTGCACATCGTACTTATAGCCCGTCGTCACCGACAAGGCCGACCGGGGCGTGAACCGGGCGTCGATTGAGCCGGTCGCGGATGTGGCATCCGGACCGCCTTCGAACTGAAGGGTTGCGAAGCCGGCATTGGCCGATATGCCGATCTTCCTCGTAAACTGGCTATTGAGACCGGCCGAAAAAGAGATGCCCCGGGAATCATTGTTGGCCACCGGAGCGACCGGATCGTCATTGAAATTCGTTTGACCGTATTCCATGGTGGCCGACGCGACGCTCTTGGGCAGGAATCGGAAATGGGAAGAAATGTTCACCCGGGACGTAATACTCACTTTGTTGTCATAAAACGAAAGAGCGCTGAGAAGCGCTTCGTATTTTTCGTACATGTTGGCGTATTTGAGCGCCAAGTCCAGATCGTCGCCCGGGGTGTGGTAACGAACCTCCGCCCCCGCGTTGTTGGTGATTCTTCCGAGCCGCTCGGGAATCTCGACGTCCGCCGGTTCCGATGTGTCTTCGTACTTCTCCGTGACTTTCATATCGAGTCGGCGAGAAAGCGCGTAGGAGGCAACCAGATTGGCTTGCTGCGCCAGATCGTCCTGAACGTCCTGTTCGAAGTTATTCCGATACGTGAATCGATAGCCGGTAAGGAGATTGAACTTGGTTCGACTGAACTCCCAATCCACTCCGGGAATAACCACGAGCACATAGTCCGATTGGGGATTTTGATCGGAATAGAGCGAGTTCGAATCGTATGAGCTGGCGACGTCCAATGCGCCGTGCAAGCGGGAACCCCCGAGCCGTAACCCGGTTTCACGACCTCTGGAGACGCCCGGCCGGTTCTCAGAATAATTTTGGGCGAAGGAGGTGGTCATCGTTACGAATACTGTAGTCGCCGTCAGAAGGGCCGCAGACGCAACTGCTCTCCGTCTGCGGCGATCCAGCAAGCGCGGGATTTTGCTGTTCACCGGTTCGTCTAATGGTCGTTATCCGCTGTAGTTTCGCCTCAACGGAACGGACTGGCCGGAGGCACAGCGGGATAGCCTTCGGCCGGATAAAGGTCATCTTCTCCGAACGGTGAAAGAACGGTTCCGTCGGCGCTCTCCATCCCCTCACCGGAGGGCCGTATGTAGACCACGGTGGTCCCATCTCCCGTCCCTCCAACTCCGTAACACTCTTCGATCGAGTTCTCGATCTCGGAAGTGTTCTTTCCGTACGCCCCGATCTTTTGGCCGTACATGTCGGCTGTCTTGGCGTCCCCGGCAAACGAGGATTCCATCAGGACGACTTTGGCTCGCTCGGATGCCTTTAAGAAGCCCTTCACGAGATCCATCTTCGTCATCAAACAATTGAGCCGTTTGATGTCGTTTTCTTCTCGGGCTTTGGCGACGGCTTTCACAAATTTCTTGAGAGTCCCCTCGATGGAAGAAACCGAAATCTCCGCCTTCTTGAGCCGGGACTCGGGCGAAGCGGGCTCCGCTCCTTCAACACGCGCCGTGATCAAGAAAAACGACAGGCAAACAAATACGCTCTTTGCCGATATCAAACGGTAGGTCAACGGTTCCTTCCTCGTGGGAGGTTTAAGGGAATAATCTCTAATAAATTCTAAAACTTATGGCTTTACAGGTCAACGATACTAGGGTTCCGTTCGCCGAAGGGACGAAAACCGACACACAAGTTCCTACCGCAGGCCGTCAAATCGAAATCAATTATTCTCGACAACGGCCAAGATCTCCTCTTCCGTCAGGACCGTCCGGCTTTGTTTGGCCTTAGATAATATGGACTTAACCGTATCTTCCGCCGGTTCGATTCCGCGTTGTTTCAGCCAGTAGATCACATTGGACGCTCCGCTCACCGGACCGATCTCGATCGTCTGGTGAAGACCGAATACACCCGCGGGA
This window of the Bdellovibrionota bacterium genome carries:
- a CDS encoding outer membrane beta-barrel protein, coding for MTTSFAQNYSENRPGVSRGRETGLRLGGSRLHGALDVASSYDSNSLYSDQNPQSDYVLVVIPGVDWEFSRTKFNLLTGYRFTYRNNFEQDVQDDLAQQANLVASYALSRRLDMKVTEKYEDTSEPADVEIPERLGRITNNAGAEVRYHTPGDDLDLALKYANMYEKYEALLSALSFYDNKVSITSRVNISSHFRFLPKSVASATMEYGQTNFNDDPVAPVANNDSRGISFSAGLNSQFTRKIGISANAGFATLQFEGGPDATSATGSIDARFTPRSALSVTTGYKYDVQVSTFTNYFQDHHVHLDGNYRFARRWETHVRTSYDFLDYSPPNLNADGSTRADSVIQGLAGLTFELFAWMHLKTEYQLDYRDSNAVDPLTGSNSASFLKHRVNVGISVYY